From a region of the Ananas comosus cultivar F153 unplaced genomic scaffold, ASM154086v1, whole genome shotgun sequence genome:
- the LOC109703986 gene encoding protein EARLY RESPONSIVE TO DEHYDRATION 15-like: MSGLNPGAAPYLPGLFRAVEDYSPEWWELVGSSPWFCDYWLRDRNKKIMESPDPTDIYDPAIPDDLYAFFLGADHDADDTEEKEDGKGGERRKEMVVCGAEKWRMSRQRAQAARYGEKAPKIVKIVRVSPRPIQQPK, translated from the exons ATGTCGGGTTTGAATCCGGGAGCGGCGCCATACTTGCCGGGGCTGTTCCGGGCGGTGGAGGACTACTCGCCGGAGTGGTGGGAGCTCGTCGGGTCGTCACCGTGGTTCTGTGACTACTGGCTCCGCGACCGCAATAAGAAAATAATGGAGTCCCCTGATCCGACCGATATTTACGACCCCGCCATCCCCGACGACCTCTACGCCTTCTTCTTGG gtgCAGATCATGATGCTGATGATACGGAGGAGAAAGAGGACGGAAAAGGAGGAGAGAGGCGAAAGGAGATGGTGGTTTGCGGGGCGGAGAAGTGGCGGATGTCGCGGCAGAGGGCGCAGGCGGCGAGATATGGAGAGAAAGCCCCTAAGATTGTGAAGATCGTGAGAGTGAGTCCGAGACCGATTCAACAGCCCAAGTAA